The Arachis duranensis cultivar V14167 chromosome 2, aradu.V14167.gnm2.J7QH, whole genome shotgun sequence genome has a window encoding:
- the LOC107472912 gene encoding uncharacterized protein LOC107472912, whose product MKIEQHNNNKRLLSSLLRTAKSVAYFIFLLLTYALGYLSAPSATSSQPPQQQAPPFASSTPLNAVFSSSDFDSTSNSVIRVTVNSTELDSFRVTTRCADPISPELVRRTLVDRLFNGTSPFSNFPPPHAAPLLRRTKKIKGWGSNGAVFENLIRRVKPRVIVEVGTFLGASAIHMAELTQRLGLSTQILCIDDFRGWAGFRDRFSKIPMVNGDVLLYYQFLMNAVNFNKTGSILPVPFSSGSALIKLCEWGVYADLVEIDAGHDFFSAWSDITRGYQILRPGGIIFGHDYFTAADNRGVRRAVDLFAKVNGLKIKIDGQHWVLHST is encoded by the coding sequence ATGAAAATCGAACAACACAACAATAATAAGAGACTACTCTCTTCACTCCTCAGAACAGCAAAGTCCGTGGCGTATTTTATCTTTCTTCTGCTAACTTACGCCTTAGGTTATCTCTCCGCTCCCTCTGCCACGTCATCACAACCACCGCAACAGCAAGCACCGCCGTTTGCGTCGTCAACGCCGTTAAATGccgttttttcttcttctgatttTGACTCAACTTCCAACTCGGTTATTCGAGTAACAGTCAACTCCACAGAGCTCGACTCGTTCCGAGTCACGACTCGATGCGCTGATCCGATCTCACCGGAACTCGTTAGACGTACTCTCGTCGACCGTCTCTTCAACGGTACGTCACCGTTCAGCAACTTCCCGCCGCCGCACGCTGCTCCTCTTCTCCGGCGAACGAAGAAGATCAAAGGATGGGGCTCAAACGGTGCCGTATTTGAGAATCTCATAAGGCGCGTGAAGCCACGCGTCATCGTCGAAGTTGGCACGTTCTTAGGCGCGTCGGCGATACACATGGCCGAGTTGACTCAGCGACTCGGCCTCTCGACTCAGATTCTGTGCATCGATGATTTTCGCGGTTGGGCCGGGTTCAGAGACCGGTTCAGTAAAATCCCGATGGTAAACGGTGACGTTTTGCTGTATTACCAGTTTTTAATGAACGCggtaaattttaacaaaaccGGGTCAATTTTACCCGTACCTTTTTCAAGCGGGTCAGCACTAATAAAGCTATGTGAATGGGGCGTGTATGCGGATCTCGTAGAAATAGATGCGGGTCATGACTTCTTCTCTGCTTGGTCTGATATAACCCGTGGGTATCAAATCCTCCGACCCGGCGGAATTATATTCGGCCATGATTATTTTACTGCGGCGGATAATAGAGGTGTTAGAAGAGCCGTTGACTTATTTGCTAAAGTCAATGGTCTTAAGATTAAAATCGACGGTCAACATTGGGTTCTTCACTCTACTTAA